In the Necator americanus strain Aroian chromosome X, whole genome shotgun sequence genome, TCGGAAACTTTCTccaaaaagctttttttacgCGATGAGTTTGAAGTCATTTGGATGGAAGTTGCGGTCTCAAGTTTCAAGGGATTATGAACTTGCTGGTGCACGAATTAGCACCTTCGAATCGGCAAAATCGGAGTTAGTCATCACCGTACACATTGTGAGCCGGCGGAAAACCTATGCTCAATAACTCACAGTCATAGTAGTCCTCAACATCAACGTACTTGCGACGAAAAAGTATCTCGAACAAAATGGTTCCGAAAGACCACATATCCGCAGCctgaaatcaaaatgaaaatagtaTCTTTCGGAAATTGATATGCCGATCAGAATTCTACGAAATGCAACAAAGAGCTGTAGCAACCGTACTGAGTTGAACAAACCTTTCCAATAGTATTTCTAAGATGAAGTGCTTCGAACTTACTGGAGAACATATGCGCTCGAAGTTCGGATCGAATTTCAGGAGCAAAGTAGTGCAGATCGAAAATTATACTGTTTTTTCGTCTTATCGTTTAAAGCAACAAGCTAGCAGGGACTACCTGAATTAGGGATGAACGGGCGCCCATCTTCCGTTCCTATCACACCTGACGTTTTCATTCGAAATAGCATACGCGATAAACCAAAACCGGAAACCTATTCAGAAAAACTTCATGTGTAAAACAACTACATTCACATAGTAAGATTGCaatgattaaaggcagcataccataaatctgacgtggtatgctgtctttaatcaTTGCAATCTTACTTTGAATCCGCGGGGAAAGTTAGAGatagagttgtagattgcggtatcagaggtggttccactcaccACTCCCtcattgttgtaaaaaaaacggcatgaattACTCCatttttcacgacaatttcagttgcaatgGTCAATGCCCTAAAATAAACGGCGAAGGATCCGCTTTAGTAGGGCCCGTAAACCCCCCCCCGCGCCGCCTCCTCCGTAACACGCCCCCACCACCTATCATCCACCGCCTATACACCTACTCGAAACGCCCGCCAGCGGGCAGAACACcgtaaaaccaaaaaaaagacacagcaaagaaaaaatgaaaaatgaacccACCATAACCATTATAACTAGCGTGCTGATGTCACGCGGCAAAAGATTGGTAAAtaaatccttattttttgaaaattttatgttttaaatatataaaatgttCTTATTATTCTGTAAACATATACGTTATCACACCTTTTCAACCAGGTCAACCCCTACCTACGAATGCTATAGCAAAACctaagcaaagaaaaatatagcaAACCGAGTAATTAAACACTTCATCTAGTCCACGCACAAATTTTACAAGTATGAAAGAACGTTAGAATcctcctctatgtatacgttctagTCCTCTCAACAACCCTCTCAACAgcggtttcacttgaataggcagtcgaagAGAACTCAcaggctttcgaccgctgtgCAACAGGGTGCGGTGCGTGTAGAAAGGTGGACCGTTGCAagtgaaatcgtcgtgaaaaaaggagtatttcccgccgttttttacaacaaTGAGGGatggatgagcggaaccaccttatcgcgcaatctacaacctcatctttAGCTTGTCCAGCGGTTTCCCttactacgtcagattcgtggtacggtacctttgaaaaatgataaattatGATGGGAAACAGAATCTTTCTCCTAGCGTTTGTAATAAGCAATTATAACAACATTAATTAAAAGATTATGAATGCCAAGATCTACCTTAAGGATCCAGTGAGAGTCAATTAGACAGTGCCCAGCTGTTAGAGATCCATGATAGCCGATGGGCGAGTTATGAATGTAATCTAAACCCTAAAATTCCTCATCATCATGTACTTAATGCTATCTAGTGttatatcatatatatatatatatatatatatatatatatatatatatatatatatatatatatatatatatatatatatatgatatatatatatgtatatatatatagtattttATGTATAATACATTATATAattgtatacatatatgtaatGTATTTAATATATaccagtatatatatatatatatatatcaactCTCCGACTTCAGATTTCTCGTGGTTCTCGcgtcgctccccttcactcatcaatagaaattaaaattaaaatattagaagcactttctgtaaatttttgcCAGAggtttgatttttctgaatccaacgtttttttttcttttttaaaactaagtTTGAGCATTGATGAAAGATTTagagattttcttcctaaaagagTCAGCACTTCgctttgagaatattcaaacttgatcCTATTGAACACCTATATTCTTTCGGTTCCGCTACAATTTAGagacattattcgaagtattagGTATTCTCCTCCTGTTATCCAACAATTAACATAGGAGGGTGCTTTCTGGCATCGGCGCGCTTTGACGTCATAGGATCCGTCTTACTGTATTCTAGCGCTGTATCTGCCGTCGTgagatattttcttctttatggTGCAGGCGCATCCTCATGACGCCGTTGCATACGTTCTACTGCCTTCTGACACCAACATGCTCAACTGGGCCGTCAGACACCTGCTCCCCCCCAATTCTATGTCTTTCTGGGGCAAGCGCACCAATCCTGGCCCTGGAAAGCAGAAAGATAGAGTGGAACTCGTCCCACCACATCAAATTCTTGTTCTGGCGCATGTGTGTGACCTAAAAGGATTCATCCCTCCTATTTTAGTACGTTCCAGCATTGGGGCACCAATCTCAACGACGTGTAACTTCACTACCTTCTAACGCCAACACGCTCATTTgacgtgggacccgtcctaccccgaCCTCACCGCTTCGGGTGATTATGTTCATTATCCCACCTTGAGCACGAGTTCAAAAAGAATCAGAAGCAAAAGTTCGTTATTCTTTTAGTCTACGTAGTTCTTTTCCTTTAAGCAACGACATGAAAAAATCGGAGCACTGGGAATCTGTGAttctttagaagaaaaaagaacacggacataacaacaaaatagCAAATATAATCTACGTAAGGAATAttcaccaaaaaagaaaagaactctttGTATAATAgctgaaaaagaggaagacattggaaaaaagaaagaagacaagGCTCTAATCTAATGCAAGGATTGAATTATAACAaactttcaaattcaattctttttttcatatttaactGCAACTCTAAAACACCATGACATCTTATCTCTGCAACGAAATTAATTGTTAATTTTAAATAGCACGTTGCATCAGTAAGACGAGCATAAAAGTACTCATAAAAGCCAGTTGGTAGGGATGAATCAAAAATCACTATTTCCCAGTTTTTGAGTTCTGCTACAAAAAGGTACAGcatttttcagaaacttcagggaaaatatttcgaaagaaaaagcgatacgtttgtaatttttgaatgGTAAACAAAAACTTCTAACCTATTCTTTAATCAAAGGTCTAATCACTTTTACCAATTAGTAAAAATGGAAGTGAACATGCTCATAAACCTTTCCTTAATGTATAGCTAAAAGTGACCTGTCCCATCACGTGTTACATATGTCCTGTTTCAACTCTTGATATTTGTTCAGCGGTAGAACGCTCGCTTACTTTACCAGATGGCGCGGTACGATTCTGCCTTAGAGCCTAgtaacagacttgtctgagaggataaaaatactgacttgatgcGCTGCCGCTCCCACAAGTCAATGTATAGGCCGGTTATGCGTTCGCAAACATCAAACGAtaatgaattgaagtgaacgtggtggcgcatctcaagcgaattgattaatctcagaaactttatccttcattatatatatatatatatatatatatatatatatatatatatatgccagtctgaacgtccggctgaaGTCGGAGTCAGATTTTCTATGCTGTTCCCTTCGCTCGCCACCtccgatcaataaaaattactagCAGTggtattttctgcaaattagaattgtgcttttctaacaacgcctttttttacaaatttagacgaaagatttcatagttttcgttttatttgagtcatttctacatttcaaGAACATTCGGacttcagtttcaaacactccttcgataccaacataATATAGTCACAATTTGAacctttgactttttttttaccttaagtatgggttttcttcccGTTTTCCCCCAACACTTATCACATAATGAtgttttcacataaaatgacgtgaacgacatcatcgtactgataaacaTAAAGTtccagatcatgtaaactgtttcatactatttaagcaaccgtttgcatggatgtttccactttctgaagaaggcgtgcgctaccaacttgaggcaaaCAAGCAAGGAATTAGACGGGAGGAGTCGTAAAGGTGAGAAGCAACGCGCcaagtggccacggctatggaACGGCTGCAACGTCCATTCACCTTTTGCGAGATGCACACGAacttattgcgcaccatttcgatgatgtgggacccgtctcgccccattttatagctatctggcgtcggcgcaccaattcgacgccggtggacccgtcgcaccccctttttgaatttcgtgacacacgcACGTGATAGAATAAGCCCGCTATTATATACCaatctgaatgtccggctaaagcaggacttcacacttttttgtgctgttctcttcgctcgccttctctgaccaattaatcaaaattaatcaaaaattgatggtaatgatattttctgtaaaatcatcACAACGTTTTTCtagcaacgttttcttctttctttttactatgaataaaggcaaaagattttgttttctttcagaacgcatcagttctactttttgagaatatttagaacactccttcgattcgATATAATATAGGCACAGttttaaagcattactcgaagtatggttttcttcatgttttcccGAAGagctatcaaagaatgatgtttaacacaAAATAACGtgaccaactcgacgccgatggacccgtcggaCCCTCTGTCCCGAAtttcgtgacaaacacatacacacatacacacacttGACAGAATAAGCCAGTTATTAAAGGCTAAAGAAGGACATTCAGGCTGGTATAAACTTTTTTGTGCGGTTCTCTTCGctcccttcactgatcaatttcTGTGATATCAGAATTCTGCTTTGTTTAGCTTCAAGCACTCCTTCGATTCCAATATAAAATATACACAATTTTAAACCATTACTCGAAAAacgggttttcttcctgtttccaCCAAAAGCTATCAAAGAAcaatgtttaacataaaatgacgtgaacggcATGTGTGTGTCaccaaattcgaaaaaagaggtgcgacggctccaccggcgtcgagttggtgcgccgcCGCCAAAAGCGTTAAAATGGGATGAAATGGGTCCCAAGGCGtggggttggtgcgccggtgccagatagctataaaaggaGGGGTGACGGGTCCTGCGGCGTCGGGTTCGTGATTGCAGAACTGGAATTTGCAACATTTCAATGCGGAACATACCCTATAAtccattacaaaaaaaaagtattggaATAAATCAAAAGTAAAGCTAGAGTATAACagataggagaaaaaacaacatatgAGAGACTAAGTCCATAGAACACAGAGCAGCCATTGGATAAAGAAGGTAAGGAAAGTCGTTTACATACTTTAGGAGAGGTGCAGACTTTAAACTCTTCGCTCAGGATTTGCCCTGTAACTATCGTAGAAGCAAGCTGATGGACATGCTATCCAAAAgcaatccaaaaataaaagcaaatgcAAACCTTCAAGATATCTCTCACAAATGCTCCACGAAAGTTGTTTTCAAACGTTGCTCGCTCATCTTTTCGTCCAAAAATTTGCTCGGCAAGTGATCCACTAGAAACAATATTCATGTACTAGTAAATGGAGCAGCACATATCAAAAGCggttaaaaatgaatttcacCGAAAGCAGTGAGTCCAAAGCACGTATAAATGTGTACTATCGTAAGAGAGGCCGATGAAAGGATTGATGTTCTCGTGATTGAAATGTTTTACCTTAAACAAACTCTGCTAGAATTCGTTAACGAATTTCAAACGACATTTACATAAATCTCTAGTGATAGAAAGTATTAACGTCAATTTCTTCGCTCATTTATAGACTATTGTTCATTTACagattattattcatttttagatTTCCAGCTACCTTGAGAAGCAAATCGACATCGTGTTTGTAGAATACAAGGCGTTCCTTCAGAGAAATAGTCTCAACTAGCACGTACGTTTGATTGATCGTCGCCAGTTGCCGCGTCCTTAGGAAGTCACGCATTTTAACCTGGGAAGTCTTTAACTCTTTCTGAATAAAAGATTTATTACCAGAATGTCACGATAGTTCGGTGAGGGTAATTGatctctactttttcttgaactctgtaatgaaatttcttcattctgGAAATGGGCTCTGTTGACTTCGCACCGgaagttcttctttttacaACGAAAAACTCGGAAAGTTAGATAGAACACAGAAACGTCAGCCAGAAGAATTAAAATGTggacggcgcggtggaggcaacaGTTAGAACCAAGATGGGACtctcgcaaactgcagcgatgggtggtgtcagcaagggtaCCACCGAGCTCCTAGACGCTACGCTTTagcgaagcgcctcgagacaACGCACGTAcccgcttcatgtcgttttgaccctaatGCATTTCCTACCCGTATTACCCGCTTCTATCAGTTCCTTCCGCTTCATGTTCATATTCATACACATGTTTCAAACGTTATTAATATATTTCGCATGAAGACAACCCAGCCTACAAAAAACGTGCAACTTACAAGGGgcaaaatgtagttggggggccactcagtggcgcccttatttctcgaagtaaataatcaagtCAGTCGTGCCCCTAAGGGCTAatcattagtcttagaggatctatgacatgtaaactaatgctaataagagaaaaagtaagttagaacgTCGATAAACTAGGGCGCCACTAAGTGCCCCCTTCCCAGCTACATTTTTCCCCTTACAAGATGTCAATTATTCTCATCTGtgttatttttgaaggaaaaggaGGGAAAAGATAGAGTAAAGTAAAGTGTTCTGAGCGTCTCTTCGCTTTATTTCGACGATGAAATTAGCATAGTCAGACACATCGTTAAGGATGTGTGTGGGGCTTGGCGTTATCTCGGTAGAACACAACGGCTTTCCTAGTGGCCAATTCTGGCCGCCTCCCATCGATCACCTGTTCAGTCTGGTCGACCCCACGACCCCACGCAAGACATGGAGACACCGTGTCTATATTTCACATAACATAACATAGCGTTTCGCAtgacttcatttcattcaccATCCAGTTTcacccacggatctccctcactagagggatcacagccggttagtcgcgaggctacgtggcgcgtccccgggtggcggatagggggctaatcgcggaccaaaagcgaccttgcgcttgtccagagacgcaggtggattcaggggatggactccctgtttctgctgagccaggactgactcatgacatccttgtatcccgcacgtcggtccggccaaaagcctgcaatcaagtgactgggaggtgcaagggaggcggtttggagtcgcctccaacaaataagttccacatgtccacaccgggagaacgaaagttctcccagaaacttatgggactagaggcttgcaacctgcccatgggttttaaaatttttaagcaaaacacagtaatagaaaagagtctcctgattccggaggaaagcctggtacggtagcgccaggtaggacggggttgcaggagtcatgtaggctaccaaaacggaaaaggactaggatggcgatctgtacttataacgcacgtacgcttgcatcggaagcggccatcgaagatctgatgatgcaagccaagaagatcaagtacgacgtcatcggactgaccgagacgagacgacgtcaccctctcaacgccgtatatgaaactggagaagaactgttcttaggaacatgcgacagtagaggtgttggtggagttggcgtcctcgtcaacacgagtatggcaaagaacatcgactcttttgaacaacttacgacccgaatcggacgtctgcggatgagaagatgtggcccaataccagctttgactatcttcgtcgtttacgctccaacatcaagctacgaagaagaagaagtcgaagctttttatatggacctggagaagttctaccaagaagatcatgccttctacaaggtcatagttggcgacttcaacgctaaggttggcccaagaagaacgccggaggaacttcacatcgggacccacggcctacaatggaatgaccagggagagaggctcgccgagttcatcatgacgactaagaccatccataggaactcgcaatttcagaagccctcttctttacgctggacgtgggagtcgcccggtggagggtaccgtaatgaaatagaccacatcatcgtcaataaaaggttctgcctgacggacgtcggtgttgtaccaaagttctatacgggatcggaccatcgcctcctccgaggaagattttccttcacaaggagagcagagaaagccgccaagttcagagagagaaatcccaggactaccatcaactgggatctcttcgctacgctggccggcttttgggaagattctgcaatggacaacatcgacgaggaatatgaccggcttgtcgaacaccttcacgactgcgcgaagaaggctgagagttttaaaaccaccaggaggcgcctgtctcttgaaactcttgagctgatacgccagcgtggagcagcacgagccgcagggaaccaagaactcacgtccgagctcgcaaggctttgccgagaggcgataaaggaagaccttaaagagagaagagcagaagtgctggctgaagctgcagagacggggaaaagcatccgctatgcctgtcgagacttcgccagtcgcaagacgaggatgactgctctccggaacccaaagggaacaaccattgcatcgagaagggggatggagaaaatcatctacgacttctactctgatctcttcgacagccatgtccacttgcctcctcaccatctgagggaagatggacaagtcattccagaggttctcccgtccgaaatacgacatgctatcatgtcggtaagaaatcgtacggcacccggtcccgacagaataagaccagaacacctgaagagccttccgccagtactcatcaacaccctggcgaggctcttcacacgttatctgtcggaatgcaaggttcctaaacagtggaagaccagcaagaccgtgttgttgtataaaaagggagatccacatgacatcggcaactatcgcccaatctgcctactgtccgtcatctacaagctctttacaagagtaatccttaataggattgaaaaagtcttggatgaaggacagccatgcgagcaagcagggtttcgaaaaggattcagcacgattgaccacattcacactgtttcgaaactcatcgaggtatcacgagagtacaagatgccgctctgtctcaccttcatcgacttaaagaaggccttcgactcggttgagacggaagcggtcgtggaagccttggacaaccaaggcgtccctactcagtatattaaggtacttcgagagttgtacagtaacttcacgaccggaatttcgccattctacaagaacatcatcattgacgtgaagaggggggtccgacagggtgatacaatttcacccaaaatattcacagccaccctcgagaacgcaatgcgaaagttggaatgggacgacatgggagtgaaggttgatggtcggcagctacaccatttgcgctttgctgatgacatcgtactggtaacacctagcatcagccaagcggaacgaatgctgaccgaattcgacgaaacatgtggatgcatcggtcttcagctgaatctacaaaagacgatattcatgcggaacggatgggtctcggatgccccattcacgctcaacggaacgaacatatccgaatgcaccagctacgtttatctgggtcgggaactgaacatgatgaacgacctgacccccgagctgggcaggaggagacgagcggcttagggggcgtacaagagcatcgaggatgtagtgaagaagaccaggaacacccggctccgtgctcacctcttcaacaccaccgtacttcatgctttgacctatgcttcggaaacctgggcatttcgcaagcaggaagaaaacgcggtgagcgtcattgaacgcgcaattgagagagtgatgctaggagtatcccgtttcacgcaagtgagggacgggattcgaagttccctcctacgtcagcgatcgaagattagagacgccgccgcgtttgccaaggaaagtaaaataaggtgggccggacacgtgatgcgctttgatgacaaccgttggaccagagccgtgagcgactgggttccccgcgatattaagcgcactacaggaagaccgccgacccgatggtcagatttcttcacgaagtccttgaaagaaaaatatgatgctcttcgtgtcccacgcgaaaggaggaac is a window encoding:
- a CDS encoding hypothetical protein (NECATOR_CHRX.G21244.T2), with the translated sequence MRIIDILVQEKVEINYPHRTIVTFWTRQLATINQTYVLVETISLKERLVFYKHDVDLLLKVKHFNHENINPFIGLSYDSTHLYVLWTHCFRGSLAEQIFGRKDERATFENNFRGAFVRDILKGLDYIHNSPIGYHGSLTAGHCLIDSHWILKVSGFGLSRMLFRMKTSGVIGTEDGRPFIPNSV
- a CDS encoding hypothetical protein (NECATOR_CHRX.G21245.T2), producing the protein MAICTYNARTLASEAAIEDLMMQAKKIKYDVIGLTETRRRHPLNAVYETGEELFLGTCDSRGVGGVGVLVNTSMAKNIDSFEQLTTRIGRLRMRRCGPIPALTIFVVYAPTSSYEEEEVEAFYMDLEKFYQEDHAFYKVIVGDFNAKVGPRRTPEELHIGTHGLQWNDQGERLAESPLLYAGRGSRPVEGTVMK
- a CDS encoding hypothetical protein (NECATOR_CHRX.G21245.T1), giving the protein MAICTYNARTLASEAAIEDLMMQAKKIKYDVIGLTETRRRHPLNAVYETGEELFLGTCDSRGVGGVGVLVNTSMAKNIDSFEQLTTRIGRLRMRRCGPIPALTIFVVYAPTSSYEEEEVEAFYMDLEKFYQEDHAFYKVIVGDFNAKVGPRRTPEELHIGTHGLQWNDQGERLAEFIMTTKTIHRNSQFQKPSSLRWTWESPGGGYRNEIDHIIVNKRFCLTDVGVVPKFYTGSDHRLLRGRFSFTRRAEKAAKFRERNPRTTINWDLFATLAGFWEDSAMDNIDEEYDRLVEHLHDCAKKAESFKTTRRRLSLETLELIRQRGAARAAGNQELTSELARLCREAIKEDLKERRAEVLAEAAETGKSIRYACRDFASRKTRMTALRNPKGTTIASRRGMEKIIYDFYSDLFDSHVHLPPHHLREDGQVIPEVLPSEIRHAIMSVRNRTAPGPDRIRPEHLKSLPPVLINTLARLFTRYLSECKVPKQWKTSKTVLLYKKGDPHDIGNYRPICLLSVIYKLFTRVILNRIEKVLDEGQPCEQAGFRKGFSTIDHIHTVSKLIEVSREYKMPLCLTFIDLKKAFDSVETEAVVEALDNQGVPTQYIKVLRELYSNFTTGISPFYKNIIIDVKRGVRQGDTISPKIFTATLENAMRKLEWDDMGVKVDGRQLHHLRFADDIVLVTPSISQAERMLTEFDETCGCIGLQLNLQKTIFMRNGWVSDAPFTLNGTNISECTSYVYLGRELNMMNDLTPELGRRRRAA
- a CDS encoding hypothetical protein (NECATOR_CHRX.G21246.T1): MLGVSRFTQVRDGIRSSLLRQRSKIRDAAAFAKESKIRWAGHVMRFDDNRWTRAVSDWVPRDIKRTTGRPPTRWSDFFTKSLKEKYDALRVPRERRNHWATLARDRDKWKNYSRPLDQFEDQRESR